A window of the Corynebacterium minutissimum genome harbors these coding sequences:
- a CDS encoding alpha-(1->3)-arabinofuranosyltransferase domain-containing protein: MRARIGGLFFLALVVLVQPWGLTAADTKHDLVANPAGFLAGALHAYTDTFTLGQLQNQAYGYLFPQGLFFLLADPLPDWIAQRAWWFVVLSVGFLGFFRLFRAVLPAAPDYAALAGGVLYALSPRTLTTLGAISSETWPVMLAPWVLLPFLRPGRLCWRDAAPSVVAVACMGAVNATATLAACLPAGLILLWRRAGKTGLVWLAGCAAVSAWWIIPLLILGRYAPPFTEFIESAGVTTRWLNLAEILRGTTSWAPFVDTERIAGNELATEPVFVLFTAGVAALGLMGLSRLPRVWSVMLLVGVAVLGTHAAWYLDALDGPLAALRNVHKFDPLVRIPLVLGVAAIAARVRLPRTLSPGRREAAGLLVCLVVMGATAPAWAGRLLPKGAYEEVPDYWHEAASFMNTLDTRVLIYPPASFARQDWGWTRDEPAQPLLDVPWAVRDAVPLIPPEAIRGLDGAMAQISRDPASAPLVLQRLGIGAVAVRHDLISGSSAHIPGEVHTFGEVDVVVFDADLSMNLAPADPPRVAGGGESLALLEGPHELVSSNADIVTDTPTLRDRNYGTLTGPVSAPLAPDDPSTVRNRLRDYPSAGPLTQVVEHDGRVTASSSAADASAFGGANPARSLTAAVDGENSTAWWPAPGDSGRLELHSSSTWASPTLRLMTTGTTEVTIHNGDSQVTVTMEAYRARDIRVPGAHASTIRIEPQRRTGIAEASIVDQPTPRRLVTVPDTSPDAEQFLFQQDNERILIRSFTSPRDMTVRVLGEKPVLIDGSPHSPGSTFDLSAGQHLVRTTGDWAALTDTASSLPAPLAASSPDISGSAADSATASGADHGYAPLAAGSPIEPADHDRLLITGRAFNEGLRGELRSPSSAPDSAQDSAPASSSEPLALKPRSIDADTQAFLIPAGASGTFHMTFVADRAYRVGLGLGGALAALTTALCLLVMARGLRSQATAPASSATNAAHDSAATGPVADAALRATSAASETASPARVAHSSLSARVLLALLVAATMALVAGMPGVAAAAAAWVITRWTTLRSDYLAGALTLAAGAMLARAPWPSEGYAGDSLLVQLLCVAAITCACLPPRRAS; this comes from the coding sequence GTGCGCGCACGCATCGGGGGGCTTTTCTTTCTAGCCCTCGTGGTTCTGGTGCAGCCATGGGGGCTGACCGCCGCCGATACCAAACATGATCTGGTGGCCAACCCGGCAGGCTTTCTAGCTGGTGCGCTGCATGCTTATACCGATACTTTCACGCTGGGCCAGCTGCAGAACCAGGCTTATGGCTACCTCTTCCCGCAGGGCTTGTTCTTCCTGCTGGCGGACCCGCTGCCGGATTGGATAGCGCAGCGCGCCTGGTGGTTTGTGGTCCTGTCCGTGGGCTTTCTGGGTTTCTTCCGCCTATTCCGCGCAGTACTTCCCGCCGCGCCGGATTATGCCGCGCTGGCGGGCGGAGTGCTCTATGCGCTCTCACCGCGCACGCTAACTACGTTAGGCGCGATTTCCTCGGAGACCTGGCCGGTCATGCTGGCACCTTGGGTACTGCTGCCCTTCCTGCGGCCGGGCCGGCTTTGCTGGCGGGATGCAGCACCTTCGGTGGTGGCGGTGGCATGCATGGGCGCGGTCAACGCCACGGCCACACTTGCCGCTTGCCTGCCGGCGGGTTTGATCCTCTTGTGGCGGCGCGCGGGCAAGACCGGCCTAGTGTGGTTGGCCGGATGCGCGGCGGTGTCCGCGTGGTGGATTATCCCGCTGCTCATCCTGGGCCGCTATGCCCCGCCTTTTACCGAGTTCATCGAATCCGCTGGCGTGACCACGCGCTGGCTCAACCTGGCGGAAATCCTGCGCGGCACCACCAGCTGGGCGCCTTTTGTCGATACCGAGCGCATCGCCGGCAATGAGCTAGCCACCGAGCCGGTCTTCGTGCTGTTCACGGCCGGTGTGGCCGCCCTGGGTCTTATGGGGTTGTCCCGCCTGCCGCGCGTGTGGAGTGTCATGCTGCTGGTGGGCGTGGCCGTGCTCGGCACGCATGCCGCGTGGTACCTCGATGCGCTCGACGGGCCGTTGGCCGCGCTGCGCAATGTGCACAAATTCGACCCGCTGGTGCGCATCCCGCTGGTGCTCGGCGTGGCCGCGATTGCCGCCCGCGTGAGGTTGCCGCGGACGTTGTCCCCGGGGCGTCGTGAAGCAGCGGGCCTTCTGGTGTGCCTCGTGGTGATGGGGGCGACCGCTCCTGCGTGGGCAGGCCGGCTGCTGCCCAAGGGCGCATACGAAGAGGTGCCTGACTATTGGCACGAAGCCGCCTCCTTCATGAATACTCTGGACACGCGCGTGCTCATCTACCCGCCGGCCTCCTTTGCACGGCAGGATTGGGGCTGGACGCGCGATGAACCGGCGCAGCCGCTTCTCGACGTCCCCTGGGCCGTCCGCGACGCCGTTCCCCTCATCCCGCCCGAAGCCATCCGTGGCTTGGACGGAGCGATGGCGCAGATTTCCCGCGACCCCGCGTCCGCGCCTTTAGTGTTGCAGCGCCTCGGCATCGGCGCCGTCGCGGTGCGCCATGACCTCATCTCTGGTTCTTCGGCCCACATCCCGGGCGAGGTCCACACCTTCGGGGAGGTCGACGTCGTGGTTTTCGACGCAGACCTCTCCATGAACCTCGCGCCTGCGGATCCGCCGCGCGTGGCGGGCGGCGGGGAATCGCTCGCACTCCTGGAAGGCCCCCACGAGCTGGTCTCCTCCAACGCGGACATCGTCACCGATACACCCACCCTGCGCGACCGCAACTACGGCACGCTCACCGGCCCAGTCTCCGCGCCGCTGGCCCCTGATGACCCCTCCACGGTGCGCAACCGCCTGCGCGACTATCCCTCCGCCGGCCCGCTGACCCAGGTGGTGGAGCACGATGGCCGCGTCACCGCGTCGTCGTCTGCCGCGGATGCTTCGGCTTTCGGCGGGGCGAACCCGGCGCGCTCTCTTACTGCGGCCGTCGACGGCGAGAACTCCACTGCCTGGTGGCCAGCGCCTGGCGATTCAGGCCGGCTGGAGCTGCATTCTTCCTCCACGTGGGCCTCGCCTACGCTGCGACTGATGACCACCGGCACGACTGAGGTGACCATCCACAACGGTGATTCTCAGGTTACGGTCACCATGGAGGCCTACCGCGCCCGCGATATCCGCGTGCCCGGCGCGCATGCCTCCACCATCCGCATCGAGCCGCAACGCCGCACCGGGATTGCCGAGGCCTCCATCGTGGACCAGCCCACCCCGCGCCGCCTCGTCACCGTCCCCGATACTTCACCGGATGCCGAGCAGTTCCTCTTCCAGCAGGACAACGAACGCATCCTCATCCGCTCCTTTACTTCCCCGCGCGATATGACCGTGCGTGTGTTGGGTGAGAAGCCCGTGCTTATCGACGGCTCCCCCCACTCCCCCGGCTCCACCTTCGACCTGTCCGCCGGACAACACCTCGTGCGCACCACCGGCGATTGGGCGGCCCTGACAGATACCGCGTCCTCCTTGCCCGCGCCCCTGGCTGCCTCGTCTCCTGACATATCCGGTTCCGCCGCCGACTCGGCCACCGCATCCGGCGCGGACCATGGCTATGCCCCGCTCGCTGCTGGTTCCCCCATCGAGCCCGCCGACCACGACCGCCTCCTTATCACCGGCCGCGCCTTCAACGAGGGCCTGCGCGGCGAGCTCCGCTCCCCCAGCTCAGCCCCGGACTCGGCACAAGATTCCGCGCCAGCCTCCAGCTCGGAACCTCTAGCCCTCAAGCCGCGCTCCATCGATGCCGACACTCAGGCCTTCCTCATCCCTGCTGGCGCTAGCGGCACCTTCCACATGACTTTTGTTGCTGACCGCGCCTACCGCGTGGGCCTCGGCCTCGGCGGCGCGCTCGCCGCGCTGACTACCGCGCTGTGCCTGCTCGTCATGGCCCGCGGCCTCCGTTCCCAAGCCACTGCCCCTGCCTCATCCGCGACAAACGCAGCACACGATTCAGCCGCAACCGGCCCAGTCGCCGATGCTGCCCTCCGGGCAACCTCCGCGGCTTCCGAAACGGCCTCGCCCGCCCGTGTTGCCCACTCGTCTCTCTCGGCGCGTGTCCTTCTGGCACTACTCGTCGCGGCAACGATGGCGCTCGTCGCGGGTATGCCCGGTGTGGCCGCCGCTGCCGCGGCGTGGGTCATCACGCGCTGGACCACGCTGCGCTCCGACTACTTGGCGGGCGCGCTCACCTTGGCCGCGGGCGCGATGCTCGCCCGCGCACCCTGGCCCTCGGAGGGCTACGCCGGTGACTCGCTGCTGGTCCAGCTGCTCTGCGTCGCGGCTATCACGTGTGCCTGCCTCCCACCCCGCCGCGCCTCTTAG
- a CDS encoding acyltransferase family protein: MRFLPELEGVRALAAMAVVVTHVSFQTATGWAWAERLDYGVAVFFVLSGFLLWRRRHAHTARQYALSRVARLAPLYLVCVVAVLALLPDASPLTLPQLLTNLTGTQLYIADGLVPGLTQLWSLSVEFAFYAVLPLLVWMLDKFSARPRVVLIVGAGVLSLFWGFLPFVAGYESGDVNTQIWPPAYFSWFAVGMVAAEAESAGMRVRAGRTVRPVCWAVAAGCVWLASREWFGPQGLVHPEPSEFARRIAVGAVCGACIVVPVALAPRESWLSSAVMRALGRWSYGVFMWHVAVLAIAFPLLGVSAFSGSAWDFAVVLVFTVVVSCVLSAATYVLVEVPGRDLIRSLARGRIVVPRSLPRQADSSAGSASHSATVGSASLASAAGSTDSAS, from the coding sequence ATGCGCTTTCTCCCTGAGCTCGAAGGCGTGCGTGCGCTGGCAGCAATGGCGGTCGTGGTCACGCACGTGTCCTTCCAGACGGCTACCGGCTGGGCCTGGGCCGAGCGCTTGGACTACGGCGTGGCGGTCTTCTTCGTGCTCAGTGGGTTCTTGCTGTGGCGCCGGCGGCACGCGCATACGGCGCGGCAGTATGCGCTCTCCCGCGTGGCGCGCTTGGCGCCTCTGTATCTGGTGTGCGTGGTGGCGGTACTCGCCTTGCTTCCCGACGCCTCCCCCTTAACCCTCCCTCAACTCCTCACCAACCTGACCGGTACACAGCTGTATATCGCCGATGGGCTGGTGCCTGGGCTGACGCAATTATGGTCGCTGAGCGTGGAGTTCGCCTTCTATGCGGTGTTGCCGCTTTTGGTGTGGATGTTGGATAAGTTTTCGGCGCGCCCGCGGGTGGTGCTCATTGTGGGTGCTGGCGTGCTGAGTCTGTTCTGGGGTTTCCTGCCATTTGTGGCCGGGTATGAATCCGGCGATGTCAATACGCAGATTTGGCCACCGGCGTATTTTTCATGGTTCGCGGTGGGCATGGTGGCTGCGGAGGCGGAGTCGGCCGGCATGCGTGTGCGTGCTGGGCGCACCGTGCGTCCGGTGTGCTGGGCGGTGGCCGCGGGGTGTGTGTGGCTGGCTAGCCGCGAGTGGTTCGGGCCGCAGGGATTGGTCCATCCAGAGCCTAGTGAGTTTGCGCGCCGCATCGCGGTGGGCGCAGTGTGCGGGGCGTGCATCGTCGTGCCGGTGGCGCTGGCCCCGCGGGAAAGCTGGCTCTCCTCGGCGGTGATGCGGGCGCTGGGCCGCTGGTCTTATGGGGTTTTCATGTGGCATGTGGCGGTGCTGGCCATCGCTTTTCCGCTTTTAGGCGTGTCGGCCTTCTCCGGTTCTGCCTGGGATTTCGCGGTGGTGCTGGTCTTTACAGTGGTGGTCAGTTGCGTCCTGTCTGCTGCGACCTACGTGCTTGTCGAGGTCCCCGGCCGCGACCTCATCCGCTCCCTTGCCCGCGGCCGCATCGTCGTCCCGCGTTCCCTGCCGCGCCAGGCAGATAGCTCTGCCGGCTCCGCTTCCCATTCCGCTACCGTGGGGTCCGCATCCCTTGCCAGCGCCGCTGGCTCGACTGATTCTGCTTCCTAA
- a CDS encoding DUF3068 domain-containing protein, whose amino-acid sequence MQYIPRPIGADVFLRSRLAQVTIAAAVFLILGSILPPLYNNQSRPLATDLAFEVRAEQDGAALTRHTATAPVDKDSVARTQSTMDLTVDGETVVHITEDSLLNRESTYPVAGPNTTQHIEIPAFDLHVDNEIERDGMSYFFPAGAEQRSYPFFDPLTQSAKPIDFLRDEKLDGIPTYVFHQDVAPVSLLQVFGFDAHRAGPAGDFYSPESLERYHLKPASHVILEPFYAVSRTVWVEPTTGTIVKEVQHPRIFWATDATQAQAMVDADDTKERALLDVPLTWSPDTLTEHLDSVRRVIDTVKVLGIVGWLGKAIGVVLLAVAAAMFMRGRGQNA is encoded by the coding sequence TTGCAGTACATCCCTCGACCGATCGGAGCTGACGTGTTCCTTCGCTCGCGCCTAGCGCAGGTGACGATTGCCGCCGCGGTCTTCCTCATCCTCGGGTCCATCCTGCCGCCGCTGTACAACAACCAGTCGAGGCCCCTAGCCACGGACCTGGCCTTCGAGGTCCGCGCGGAACAAGACGGCGCCGCGTTGACCCGGCACACCGCAACCGCACCTGTGGACAAGGATTCGGTGGCACGCACACAGTCCACCATGGACCTCACCGTAGATGGCGAGACCGTCGTGCACATCACCGAGGATTCCCTGCTCAACCGCGAATCCACCTATCCGGTCGCCGGCCCGAACACGACGCAGCACATCGAGATCCCGGCTTTTGACCTGCACGTGGACAACGAGATCGAGCGCGATGGCATGAGCTATTTCTTTCCCGCCGGCGCGGAGCAGCGCTCTTATCCCTTTTTCGATCCCCTGACGCAAAGCGCCAAGCCCATCGATTTCCTTCGCGATGAAAAGCTCGACGGCATCCCCACCTACGTCTTCCACCAGGACGTCGCGCCGGTCTCGCTCCTCCAGGTCTTTGGCTTTGATGCTCACCGCGCCGGCCCCGCGGGTGACTTCTACTCGCCGGAATCCCTGGAGCGCTACCACCTGAAGCCGGCTTCGCACGTCATCCTTGAGCCCTTCTACGCGGTGAGCCGCACGGTGTGGGTGGAGCCCACCACGGGCACCATCGTGAAAGAGGTGCAACACCCGCGCATCTTCTGGGCCACCGACGCCACCCAGGCCCAGGCTATGGTCGACGCCGATGACACTAAGGAGCGTGCGCTTCTCGACGTCCCCCTCACCTGGTCCCCTGACACCCTCACCGAGCACCTCGACTCGGTGCGCCGGGTGATCGACACTGTGAAGGTCTTGGGTATCGTCGGCTGGCTGGGCAAGGCCATCGGCGTGGTGTTGTTGGCGGTAGCGGCCGCGATGTTCATGCGTGGCCGTGGCCAGAACGCTTAA
- a CDS encoding glycosyltransferase family 4 protein, whose protein sequence is MKILLLCWRDSTHPQGGGSERYLERVGEYLAAQGHEVVFRTARHMNAAKRERRNGVLYSRAGAKFSVYPRALLAMLFGAPGMRGFDVVVDTHNGIPFFARLATRAPVVILTHHCHREQWPVAGPVLARLGWFLESRVVPALYRENTWVTVSEASKRDLEKLGIRGACIIENGVDPLPKHVPTLEREAEIHLVTLSRLVPHKQIEHAMDTVARIPGALLDVIGSGWWESQLREYARAHGVEDRVRFRGQVTEDYKHALLARADVHLMPSRKEGWGLAVMEAAQHGVSTVGYEFGLQDSVIDGETGVLVQREEEFAPAVRALVGNPSLRRRLGHAARELAATFSWEKTGARFEELLEAEVRTRRR, encoded by the coding sequence ATGAAAATCCTTCTACTCTGTTGGCGCGATTCCACCCACCCGCAAGGCGGTGGCTCGGAGCGCTACCTCGAGCGCGTCGGCGAGTACCTCGCTGCCCAAGGCCACGAGGTGGTCTTTCGTACTGCGCGCCACATGAACGCCGCGAAGCGCGAGCGCCGCAACGGCGTGCTCTACTCGCGCGCTGGGGCCAAATTCAGCGTCTACCCGCGCGCGTTGTTGGCGATGTTGTTCGGCGCGCCCGGTATGCGCGGCTTTGATGTCGTGGTGGATACCCACAACGGCATCCCCTTTTTCGCGCGCCTGGCTACTCGTGCGCCCGTGGTGATCCTGACGCACCACTGTCACCGCGAGCAGTGGCCGGTGGCCGGCCCTGTCCTGGCGCGGCTGGGGTGGTTCCTGGAATCCCGAGTGGTGCCCGCACTGTATCGCGAGAACACGTGGGTGACGGTCTCGGAGGCCTCGAAGCGTGACCTGGAGAAGCTGGGCATTCGTGGCGCGTGCATCATTGAGAACGGCGTGGATCCCCTGCCGAAGCACGTGCCTACCCTAGAGCGCGAGGCCGAGATTCACCTGGTGACCCTGTCGCGCCTGGTGCCGCACAAGCAGATTGAGCACGCCATGGACACCGTGGCTAGGATTCCGGGCGCGCTTCTCGACGTCATCGGTTCCGGCTGGTGGGAATCCCAACTGCGCGAGTATGCGCGAGCCCACGGGGTGGAGGACCGCGTGCGTTTCCGCGGTCAGGTCACCGAGGACTATAAACATGCGTTGCTCGCGCGTGCCGACGTCCACCTCATGCCGTCTCGCAAAGAGGGCTGGGGGTTGGCAGTCATGGAGGCGGCCCAACATGGGGTTTCCACGGTGGGGTATGAGTTTGGCCTGCAAGACAGCGTCATCGACGGTGAGACTGGTGTGCTGGTGCAGCGCGAGGAAGAGTTCGCGCCGGCGGTGCGCGCGCTTGTCGGCAACCCCTCTCTCCGCCGCCGTTTAGGCCACGCGGCGCGGGAGTTGGCGGCTACCTTTTCGTGGGAGAAAACCGGCGCGCGTTTCGAAGAGCTGCTAGAAGCGGAAGTGCGCACCAGGCGGCGCTAA
- a CDS encoding class I SAM-dependent methyltransferase, translated as MKRTRALATLRRSWRLLRSFRFEQTAPAIFYGGLAEDTAALVDALTHDHSLSLTGARVLDVGGGPGYFASAFAQRGASYVGLEPDVGEMAAAGIEVAQAVRGDGTRLPFAENTFDITYSSNVAEHIPNPWVMGEEMLRVTKPGGLVLLSYTVWLGPFGGHETGLWEHYVGGEFARDRYIRRHGHPPKNVFGTSLFALSAREGLDWAQGVTSQGSQLVAAFPRYHPWWAWWVTKVPVVREFLTSNLVLVLRA; from the coding sequence ATGAAACGCACCCGTGCCTTGGCCACCTTGCGCCGCTCCTGGCGGCTGCTGCGCTCTTTCCGCTTCGAGCAGACAGCGCCCGCCATCTTTTATGGCGGTTTGGCTGAGGACACCGCTGCGCTTGTCGACGCCCTTACCCACGACCACTCCCTCTCCCTCACCGGCGCGCGCGTGCTCGACGTCGGGGGCGGGCCCGGCTATTTCGCTTCCGCCTTTGCCCAGCGCGGGGCCAGCTATGTGGGGCTGGAGCCGGACGTGGGTGAGATGGCCGCTGCCGGCATCGAGGTGGCTCAGGCCGTGCGTGGCGACGGCACGCGCCTGCCCTTCGCAGAAAACACCTTCGACATCACGTATTCCTCCAACGTAGCCGAGCACATCCCCAACCCGTGGGTGATGGGGGAGGAAATGCTGCGCGTGACCAAGCCCGGCGGGCTGGTGCTCCTCAGCTACACAGTGTGGCTGGGGCCTTTCGGCGGGCACGAGACCGGCCTGTGGGAGCACTACGTGGGCGGCGAGTTCGCCCGCGACCGCTATATCCGCCGCCACGGCCACCCGCCGAAGAACGTCTTCGGCACCTCACTCTTTGCGCTCTCCGCCCGTGAGGGTCTGGACTGGGCGCAGGGCGTGACGTCGCAAGGCTCGCAGCTCGTCGCCGCTTTCCCGCGCTACCACCCGTGGTGGGCCTGGTGGGTGACAAAAGTACCGGTTGTGCGCGAGTTCCTCACCTCCAACCTGGTCCTCGTCCTGCGCGCTTAA
- a CDS encoding phosphoenolpyruvate carboxykinase (GTP): MTATIPGLVGDLPTKNEKLISWISESVELFQPEEVVFVDGSQEEADRLAAELVEKGTLIKLNEEKRPNSYLARSNPSDVARVESRTFICTETAEDAGPTNNWAPPAAMKEEMTEAFRGSMKGRTMYVVPFCMGPISDPDPKLGVQLTDSAYVVLSMRIMTRMGQQALDKIGENGDFVHALHSVGAPLEPGQEDVAWPCNEKKYITQFPATKEIWSYGSGYGGNAILAKKCYALRIASVMAKEEGWMAEHMLILKLTNPEGKNYHIAAAFPSACGKTNLAMITPTIPGWKAEVVGDDIAWMKLREDGLYAVNPENGFFGVAPGTNYDSNPIAMKTMEPGNTLFTNVALTDDGDVWWEEMGEAPEHLIDWHGNDWTPASTTKAAHPNSRYCVPITQCPSAAPEFDDWKGVKIDAILFGGRRADTVPLVTQAFDWNHGTMIGALLSSGQTAAAEGKVGALRHDPMAMLPFMGYNAGDYLQHWIDMGEKGGDRMPEIFLVNWFRRGEDRRFLWPGFGENSRVLKWIVDRIEGNVEAVETVVGHTARPEDIDLTGIDFDIEDVREALAVNPEDWAGDMEDNKEYLHFLGSRVPSEVWDQFKALKERVEAAS, translated from the coding sequence ATGACCGCAACTATTCCAGGCCTTGTAGGTGACTTGCCCACGAAGAATGAGAAGCTCATTTCGTGGATCAGTGAGAGCGTCGAGCTCTTCCAGCCGGAAGAGGTCGTGTTCGTTGACGGCTCCCAGGAGGAGGCCGATCGCCTTGCTGCCGAGCTCGTAGAGAAGGGTACCCTCATCAAGCTCAACGAGGAGAAGCGCCCGAACTCCTACCTGGCGCGCTCCAACCCTTCGGACGTCGCCCGCGTGGAGTCCCGCACCTTCATCTGCACCGAGACTGCCGAGGACGCAGGCCCGACCAATAACTGGGCCCCGCCGGCAGCCATGAAGGAAGAGATGACCGAGGCTTTCCGAGGTTCCATGAAGGGCCGCACCATGTACGTCGTGCCGTTCTGCATGGGCCCCATCAGCGACCCGGACCCGAAGCTGGGCGTTCAGCTTACTGACTCCGCTTATGTTGTGCTGTCCATGCGCATCATGACCCGCATGGGCCAGCAGGCTCTGGACAAGATTGGTGAGAATGGCGACTTTGTCCACGCTCTGCACTCCGTCGGTGCCCCGCTGGAGCCGGGCCAGGAGGACGTCGCGTGGCCGTGCAACGAGAAGAAATACATCACGCAGTTCCCGGCGACCAAGGAGATTTGGTCCTACGGCTCCGGCTACGGCGGAAACGCCATCCTGGCCAAGAAGTGCTACGCGCTGCGTATCGCTTCCGTCATGGCGAAGGAAGAGGGCTGGATGGCAGAGCACATGCTCATCCTCAAGCTCACCAACCCGGAGGGCAAGAACTACCACATCGCAGCCGCCTTCCCGTCTGCTTGCGGTAAGACCAACCTGGCCATGATCACCCCGACCATCCCGGGCTGGAAGGCTGAGGTTGTGGGCGATGACATTGCCTGGATGAAGCTGCGCGAGGATGGCCTGTACGCCGTGAACCCGGAGAACGGCTTCTTCGGTGTGGCACCGGGTACCAACTACGACTCCAACCCGATTGCCATGAAGACGATGGAGCCGGGCAACACCCTGTTCACCAACGTCGCGCTGACCGACGACGGCGATGTCTGGTGGGAGGAAATGGGCGAGGCCCCGGAGCACCTCATCGATTGGCATGGTAACGACTGGACTCCGGCTTCGACCACCAAGGCTGCGCACCCGAACTCCCGCTACTGCGTGCCGATTACGCAGTGCCCGTCCGCTGCGCCGGAATTCGATGATTGGAAGGGCGTCAAGATTGATGCCATCCTCTTCGGCGGCCGCCGCGCTGACACCGTCCCGCTGGTGACCCAGGCCTTCGACTGGAACCACGGCACCATGATTGGCGCCCTGCTGTCCTCTGGCCAGACCGCTGCCGCTGAGGGCAAGGTCGGCGCTCTGCGCCATGACCCGATGGCCATGCTGCCGTTCATGGGCTACAACGCTGGTGACTACCTGCAGCACTGGATCGACATGGGTGAAAAGGGCGGCGACCGCATGCCGGAGATCTTCCTGGTCAACTGGTTCCGCCGTGGCGAGGACCGTCGCTTCCTGTGGCCGGGCTTCGGCGAGAACTCCCGCGTTCTTAAGTGGATTGTGGACCGCATCGAGGGCAATGTCGAGGCCGTTGAGACCGTCGTGGGCCACACCGCCCGCCCGGAGGATATTGACCTCACCGGCATCGACTTCGACATCGAAGACGTCCGCGAGGCCCTTGCCGTCAACCCGGAGGACTGGGCTGGCGACATGGAAGACAACAAGGAGTACCTGCACTTCTTGGGCTCCCGCGTGCCGTCTGAGGTGTGGGACCAGTTCAAGGCGCTCAAGGAGCGCGTTGAGGCTGCCTCCTAA
- the trmB gene encoding tRNA (guanosine(46)-N7)-methyltransferase TrmB codes for MNSADSSHNPAAELPHGRGLQTDFNAEFNNDLDYPRLGNVTFRRGTLTDNQNALFEEHWPKLGQMLADVPLDIPAWFGREGAKTIVEIGSGTGTSTAAMAPLEQDTNIIAVELYKPGLAKLLGSIVRNDIENIRMVRGDGIEVLMRMFAPESLDGIRIFFPDPWPKARHHKRRIIQSGTLNLFASRLKPGGVLHVATDHAGYAEWIDELVEVEPSLDYKGWPWPECPILTDRQVITKFEGKGLDKEHVITEYLWEKK; via the coding sequence ATGAATAGCGCAGACTCTTCCCACAACCCCGCCGCCGAGTTGCCCCATGGCCGCGGCCTCCAGACGGACTTCAATGCCGAGTTCAACAACGATCTGGACTACCCACGCCTTGGCAACGTCACCTTCCGCCGCGGCACCCTGACTGACAACCAGAACGCCCTCTTCGAGGAACACTGGCCCAAGCTGGGGCAGATGCTTGCCGACGTCCCCCTCGACATCCCCGCCTGGTTCGGCCGCGAGGGTGCGAAGACCATCGTGGAGATCGGTTCCGGAACCGGTACCTCAACCGCAGCCATGGCGCCACTGGAGCAGGACACCAACATCATCGCAGTGGAGCTCTACAAGCCGGGCCTGGCCAAGCTGCTGGGCTCCATCGTGCGCAATGATATTGAGAACATCCGCATGGTGCGCGGCGATGGCATCGAGGTTCTTATGCGCATGTTCGCGCCCGAGTCCTTGGATGGCATCCGCATCTTCTTCCCGGACCCGTGGCCCAAGGCCCGCCACCACAAGCGCCGCATTATCCAGTCCGGCACACTCAACTTGTTCGCCTCCCGCCTGAAACCCGGCGGCGTGCTCCACGTGGCCACCGACCACGCCGGCTACGCCGAGTGGATTGATGAGCTCGTGGAGGTCGAGCCCTCCCTGGATTACAAGGGCTGGCCCTGGCCGGAATGCCCCATCCTCACCGACCGCCAGGTCATCACCAAGTTCGAGGGCAAAGGCCTGGATAAGGAACACGTCATCACCGAGTACCTGTGGGAGAAGAAGTAA
- a CDS encoding NYN domain-containing protein, with amino-acid sequence MAGTYLLVWDAPNMDMGLGAILGGRPTSAHRPRFDAIGRWLVELAFDNDATPEAAVFTNVTPGGADVIRPWVEAIRNVGFAVFAKPKLHEDDDVDPDMVEYIKANRENLSGVIVASADGQNFQHLLEQLSASGLPTCVLGFHEHASWAVTHPEIEFVDLEDIEGVFREPLPRVNLDNLPPGGAWLQPFRPLSALLPDRAPEHS; translated from the coding sequence ATGGCCGGCACCTATCTTCTGGTGTGGGATGCGCCCAACATGGATATGGGGCTCGGCGCCATCCTCGGCGGGCGACCCACCTCCGCACACCGCCCGCGTTTTGATGCGATTGGCCGCTGGCTGGTGGAGCTGGCCTTCGACAACGACGCCACTCCCGAAGCCGCCGTCTTCACCAACGTCACTCCCGGCGGCGCCGACGTCATCCGCCCTTGGGTCGAGGCCATCCGCAACGTCGGCTTCGCCGTCTTTGCCAAGCCAAAGCTGCACGAGGACGATGACGTCGACCCCGACATGGTCGAATACATCAAGGCCAACCGCGAGAACCTCTCCGGCGTTATCGTGGCCTCGGCCGACGGCCAGAACTTCCAGCACCTGCTGGAACAGCTCTCTGCTTCCGGCCTGCCCACCTGCGTCCTCGGCTTCCACGAGCACGCCTCCTGGGCTGTGACCCATCCGGAGATTGAGTTCGTCGACCTCGAAGACATCGAGGGTGTCTTCCGCGAACCGCTGCCACGCGTTAACCTGGATAATCTGCCTCCAGGCGGCGCCTGGCTGCAGCCTTTCCGCCCGCTGTCCGCGCTGCTTCCGGACCGCGCGCCCGAGCACAGTTAG